ACGATTAGGAATAAACGCCGTCAGGTTTAAATCTATCTGAGTATCTTCCACCGTAGGAATTTCCTGCCCTTGAATCTCGTCAATGGCTTCCTTTAACATCTCCGTGTACATCTCAAAACCAATCGCCTCCATTTGCCCCGATTGTTCGGCACCCAAAAGGCTACCAACCCCCCTTATCTCCATATCACGCATGGCGAGGTGATACCCCGAACCCAATTGGGAAAATTCCTGTAAAGCCCGTAAACGCTTTCTAGCCTTCTCAGAAAGACTCACATCATCAGGATATAGTAACCAGGCATGGGCTTGGATACCAGAACGTCCAACCCTTCCTCGCAACTGGTACAATTGAGCCAAGCCAAATTTTTGGGCATCCTCCACAATAATAGTATTTACCCTCGGAATATCCAACCCCGACTCGATGATGGTGGTACAAATTAACAAATCGGCATCTCCATTACTAAAACCCAACATAGTGGATTCTAATTCCCCCTCTGGCATCTGCCCATGGGCTACACCAATGCGTAAACTGGGAATCATATTTTGCAACATTTCCACCACTTTATCCATACCCTCAATGCGTGGTAGCACATAAAATATTTGTCCGCCCCTGTCCAATTCGTTACGAATGGCGGTGCGAATAATGCCTTCATTAAAGGCGCCAATGTGGGTTTTGATGGGGCGACGACTAGGGGGAGGGGTAGTAATCAGGCTCATTTCCCTGACTCCTGAAATGGACATATAAAGGGTACGGGGGATAGGGGTAGCGCTGAGGGTGAGGACATCCACGGAGGTTTTCATTGCCTTAATTTTTTCTTTTTGATTTACCCCAAATCTTTGCTCTTCATCTATTACTAATAAGCCTAAATCTTTATATTTAATAGTTTTGCTTAAAAGTTGGTGAGTTCCTACGACAATATCTAATTCTCCTGTGGCTAATTTTTGGATAATTTCTTTTCTTTCGGAGGGGCTACGGAAACGATTTAGTAAGCCGATATTGATGGGATAAGGAGAAAATCTTTCTAGTAAGGTATGGTAATGTTGTTGAGATAAGATGGTAGTGGGAGCTAAAAATGCGACTTGTTTATGTCCTGCCGTAATTACTTTAAAAATAGTTCTGATGGCTACCTCTGTTTTACCAAATCCCACATCTCCACATATTAAACGATCCATGGGGCGATCGCTCTCTAAATCTATTTTTACATCCTGAGTTGCTTTCAATTGATCTGGCGTTGGTTCATAAGGAAAAGAGTCCTCTAATTCCCTTTGCCAGGGAGAATCTTCTGGATAAACAAACCCTGTTAATTTAGCACGGGTAGCATATAATTTTACTAAATCTACCGCTAATTTTTTAATGGATCTACGGGCTTTATTTTTAATATTATTCCATTCTTTTCCTGCTAATTTATGAATTTTAGGATGCTTACCATCTATGGCACGATAACGACTCAAGACCTCAGAATTTTCTGCAGGTACTCTCAAAATTCCATCGGCATATTGAATAACTAAATACTCACGACTAGCCAAAGTTTCTAAGTCAATAAATTGACCAATGCCATGGTGTTTATGCACCACAAAATCTTTAGGTCTTAACTTGTCTAAATCAACCTGTTTTGAGGCTGCCCTTCTTCTTTTTCTAATGTAAGTGGGAGTGGCTAAATTGTGTTGTCCAAAAAACTCTTTATCGGTGACAACTGCTATACGAAAAGTAGGTAAAATAAAACCTTCTAATTCTGCTTGTCCTGAATACTTTATCGCTACCGCTGTATTTTGGCGATGGGATTTTTCGATGGTGGGAAAATCTAGGGGATTGGAGATGAATTGGGCAGGGCAATCATGCTCTTGTAATAAAGCAACCGAGCGCATGGGTTGGGCAGAAATTAACCAAGTATTATATTTACTTAAATCGATGGTGTTATATACTTCTTTTTTACCCCTAATTATTTCCCCTATTTTGGCAAATTGATGGGGGCTAACGGGCAAAGGACGAGATGATAAGTTAAGACTATTTTCTTGATTTTCTTGGGCAATTTCCGAGAGGTGAATTTGGGGATATTTAATAGTTTGTAAAGACTGCTCAAGGGTACGATGGAGGGGCGGTAAAAGATTTCCGTTAGTTTCATTGACTAACTGCCATCTTTCCTCGGCTTGTTCTGTCCAAATATTACTATGGGCAAAACACTGGCTTGGTTCATCCATCGCCACTAGGGTATCATCATCAAAATAATCAAGAATACTTGCCACAGGGTCAAAGGCAAAGCCCAGAAAACGAGTCACCCCTTCGGGATAAATGTTGTTTTGCAAGTTGTCTTGCTCTAGGGGGGTCAAGTATGGTTCAATGGTCTGTATAGTGGGGATGTTTTGCAAAATAATGCTATCCCAAGAACTAGGAGTTAAATTAAGACTTTCAATTTTATCTAAGCTACGTTGAGAAACGGGGTCAAATTCTTTGATTTGTTCTAGTTCATCGCCAAAAAACTCTAATCTGATGGGTAATTCGGCGGAAACGGGAAATATATCGATTAAATCTCCTCTTTTTGCCCATTGTCCTTCGCTTTCTACTAAATTAACTCTCTCATAACCCATGTTTGCCAAGGTGAGGTCAATTTCTTTACTATTAAGGGTCATGCCCTCGGTTAGGTTTAAACAATATTGACTAAAAACATCGGCAGGGGGTAAATGGGGCTGTAGGGCTTGTTCGGTGGTAACTACAGCAACAGGTTCTTTTTTACTAATTAAACCGCTAAGGGTCTGCATCTGTCCCCAAATCATCTCAGATTCGGGGTTAAGGGCTTCGTAGGGACTGGCGGAGGTGGTGGGATAGAAAAAAACTTGTTTCCAGCCCATGGCTTCTATATTTGCCATCCAACGGGCGGATTCTTCGAGGGTGGCACAGACTATGAGGAGGTTTTTGTTCTGTTTTTGGGCAAGGGCGGAGGTGACTAAGCCTTTTACGAGTCTTGATGCCCCTTGAAGGTGAAAGGGTTTATCGTGGTCAATTTTCTTGGTTAATTCGTTGCTGAGGGGAGAATGTGCGATCGCCTTTATGACAGAAGAGAAGCTCATTTAAGTGATGTTACGCAAAAAAATAATTAGTTGTTGGTTTGAGGTGTTAGGTATTAGATGTCGGGTGTCAGGTTTTAAATCAAAAATATTTACTCTTTTTTCTTTTGGGCTAATTTTTCCATTAAGCTATGTAGCATTCTGCCAATTTCTTCGCATTTGTTTAAAGTAACCTTTAATTCTTCATCTTTAAGATAACCTAATCGTCCCACAATCATCAAATGAGTTTCTAATTCCTTAAGTGAGCCATTAGCAATGGAAAGATGACGGATATAATCACCCAAATGATTTCTCCCTTTTCCTTCTGCAATGTTGGCAGGAATTGAAACTGCTGCTCTTTGTATTTGACTACTTAATCCATAAATTTCGGTTTTAGGAAACTGAGAAGTTAATTTATAACATATCACTACCAAATCCATTGATTTTTGCCATACCATTAAATCTCGATAACTTTTTACTTCAGTCATTGTCATTCTTTACCTAAAACCTGACCCCTAACACCTGATACCTTTCATATCAGGAACTTCGAATATTGTATATTAAAGTCATTTGTATGGAGCTAAGCGGATTCGAACCGCTGACTTTCACAATGCCATTGTGACACTCTACCAACTGAGTTATAGCCCCTTGCGTGGTAAGCAATAACTATTATGTCATAAACAACAAAAAAAATCAACCCCAATTCCTTAAGACTCATAATTATTTGTCTATTGTTTGAGAATGGCTATAAACTATTGATTATTATTCATGATTGACTATTAATAATTTTATTTTTATGAAATGTAGAGTTATTGTAATTACTTCTGGTAAGGGGGGAGTGGGAAAAACCACCATCACCTCCAATTTGGGTACAGCCATCGCCCAATTAGGAAAAAAAGTTTGTTTAATAGATGCCGATTTTGGTCTAAGAAACCTAGATTTATTGTTAGGATTAGAGCAAAGGGTTGTATATACTATTATGGATGCCCTAGCAGGGGAATGTACCCTAGAAAAAGCTATTGTGAGGGATAAACGTACAGAGGGTTTACATTTATTACCTGCTGCCCAAAACCGCACCAAAGATGCTATCACCCCCGAACAAATGAAGGAGGTTATCGAACAACTAAAACCTAATTTTGATTATATTCTTGTGGATTGTCCTGCAGGGATTGAAATGGGCTTTAGAAATGCGATCGCAGCGGCGACGGAGGCTTTAATTGTAACCACTCCAGAGATTGCGGCTGTCAGAGATGCGGATAGAGTTGTGGGTTTATTAGAAAGTGAAGCAATGCCCAGTATTCGTCTAATTATTAATCGTTTACGTCCTGAAATGGTACAAATGGACGAAATGATTGGGGTTGAGGATATTCTCGATTTACTGGTAGTTCCTTTAATGGGAATTGTACCTGATGATAAAAGAATTATTACATCTTCTAATCGTGGTGAACCCTTAGTATTGAGTAAAGAGCCTTCTTTACCTGCCATTGCCATCAAAAATATTGCCAAAAGATTGGAAGGGGCTGATGTACCCTATCTCGATTTGATGGCATCCCAAGATACTTTTTTCACCCGAATTAAACGTTTCTTGGGGATGTCTGAAAAAAAATAACGACTATTTTTTGATTGAGCGATGCTTGGTTGTCCCAAATCAAGAACATCTAAAGCTCAATCCTTTTACTCTCACACAATTACTAAACTGATGTAGATATGATGAAAAATATTTTTACTTCCATTACCTCTTGGGGTTCTACGGAAAAAAGCGGTAGAAGCGCCAAGAATCGATTACAGCTAGTCTTAGCCCATGATAGGGCAGGGGTTAATCCTGAGTTGATCGAAAAAATGCGCTTAGAAATTTTGGAGGTAGTTAATCGCTATCTTGACATTGACATTGAAGAGATGGATTTTTCTATTCAAAGTAGCGATCGCACTACATCCTTAAAAGCCAATTTACCCATTAAAAAAATCAAAAGAAATCAAGAAATTTAAACAAAAATTATCATTAATTTAAGCATGGGTGCGGTTAGAAATTACCCAACTAAAAATGGGTAATAAAACCACACTGGCAACGGAAACAATGACCATTATAGTAATAATATCGAGATACTCTGCATTCATAAATTATCACCCCTCTAAAGATATTGGATAACAAAAATAGCCGATATATTTTGTATATTTAGCTACATTTATATTGTAACCATTGATTATGTAATGAAAGGGGAAATGTAACAAAAAAGCAAGATTAGCCCATTACAAAGTAACAGGAGAATCAACATAAATGGTCGGTTCTTGCATGGTAAAGTTGATACCGTGGGTAATAAGCTGTTGAGAAATCTTATCGTTGGCAAGTTCTAATAATCTCTTTCTCAACTTTATAGAACTTTCATTAGAACCAAGAATAAAAAATGTTACCCTTGCCCTAGTTTCCTGTTGATTTTCTGGCAAAAATAAAGCCACTTTGGTACTATCAGGATCAATACCAAATAAAGCATTGGTACATTTTTTTACCACATCTTCCACTAGGGCTTTTTCGCTATCTTCAAGGGTATTGGCAAAATCAAGATATAACAATACCATTACTTTTTTACCCCTTGTCACATTTTCGATTTCAATGTTTGCCATCATGGAATTAGGCAATATCATCAGGGTACCTTTACCCGGTAGTCTAATTTTAGTTGATCTCAAGCCGATGGATTCTACTCTGCCATACAAGCCTGTATTTAATCTAATATATTCTCCCACAGTAAAAGGACGGTCTAAATATATTACACAAGTACCTAATAATTGTTCGAGGGTTTTTTGGGCTGCAAAGGCGATCGCCACACCCCCCAAACCCACACTAGCTATTAAACCTACCAAATTAATATCTAATCTTCTCGCAAAAGCCAAAGCGGCAATGAAACCAATTAAAACATTAACAATGGTTTCCATGACCAACAATAATTCATCTACTTCCTTACCTAATTTTTGAATCAAATTAATACCATAGACAATTATCACCTGACGAAATAGACGAGAAGCTAACCAAGCAATAATTAGGATTAAACTCAGATCAATGATAAATTGTAAAAAGTTATATAATCCCTCATAATTACGAATAAAATTCAGGGATAATGACCATAAAATAAATGTTCCTGCCAAACGAAAAAGATTTTTGAGGGGATCAATTATTCCTTGATAAAATTCATTTAATGGTTTTTGAGAAAATTTAGAAATAATAACTTTTACAAAAAATGGGGTATATCTACCGACCAAAAATGAAAGTAATAAACAAAATGTAAAAAAACCAAATTCATAAATAAAGTTTAAAAAAACTTGATAGCCTTCTTGGGCTTGTAAAAATTCTATTATATTTGTAATATTTTCCATTACCAAAATTTTGTCTAAATAGTGATGGGAGAATCTACGTTAATTGTTTCATCTTCAATGGTGAAATTAATACCATAATTTTTTAATTGTAAGGTAATATTTTCCCTAGCAATATCCAATAATTGACGGCGTAAATCCATGGAAACTCTTTCCGAACCAAGCAGGAAAAAACTTACCTGAGCTTGGGTAAATGATTTATTTCTGCCCTGATTTACTTCTTCAAATTTTACCCCTGTATTTTTAGGATCAATGCCAAAAATATCTTTGGTACTCTCAATAATTATCTGTCTAATTAATGCCCTTTCATCTTCATCTAGGGGAGTATAAAAGGTGAAATAAACTAGAGAAATAATTTTCTTGGCACCTGTATAATTTTCTATATTGGCTTGGGTTAAAGCACTATTGGGGATAATCATTAATGTTCCTTTACCTGACAATCTTATCTTAGTAGATCTTAATCCGATGGATTCTACCCTACCAAATACCCCATCGGGTAAGCCGATATAATCATCAATACTAAAAGGTCTATCCAAATAGATTACGATACCTCCTAACACCTGTTCAAGGGTTTTTTGAGCGGCAAAGGCGATCGCCAAGCCTCCAATACCTAAACTAGCCAAAAGTCCAAATAAATTAATTTTATGAACTTGAGAAAAGATAAAAACTATCAGTAAAACAATAACAGCATTTGCTACAAATTTACCAACAATTAAAAATTCACTATTAATTTTTTTGTCACTTTTAAGAGCTACATTAAGCAGATATTTATCAAACAAAATACGAAACCATCTAGTGATCAGCCAAATAGTTAAAACAGCTATTCCCAAACTGAGAAAAATTTCCGCAACTTTAACTATTTTAGGTTCTTCATTTACTAAGATATAAATATCCAATAGCCCCAAAAACCATAACAAAACAACCAAATTCAAATCTGGTTGAATCACATCTTTATAAAAGCTACTACCATCAGGACTAACAAATTTATTACTAATAAAATTACCTAGTTTTTGTAAATAGATAGTGGTCAGAAAAATTAGAACCGCAAACGTAACCAGTATCCCTATTTGTAAGGCAGGGTCAGAATTTAAGAGAGTATCAATCATTCTATCTAAATATTAACTCGCACTGACCCAATGGTAACATTAAGTTTTCAAAAAGTCTTAATGATTAATATTTATAGGCTCAACAAATACCCTCAAAAATAATTATTAAAAAACTCGAATTCGGGATAACATTTTTAGTCTTTACAAATAAAGGTGTCAGGTATCGGGTATCAGGTGTTAGGTTAAAGAATTTACAAAAAGTCTATGTTAGGGGTTGATGAAAAAGTGGGGTCATGAGGGAGAATTGACAATGAACAATGAACAAACTATGACCTGCCACCTGCAACCTGTCGCCTGTACGGACGTAGCATGCTACGTCCCCTACCATACTGACAACTATTATCCCGAACTGAGGTTAAAAAAGAAAAATAAGCGATCGCCCAGAGTTAATATAAAAAAAGGGGCGGATAATGCCCACCCCAGAAAAAGAATTTTAACGAACTTGTCTTAAACTATCGACTTTATCGGTAAATAATTCCGTAAAGAGACTGAGTACACTTCTATCTTCCCTTACCTTAATATTTAAACTGACAGACATCCCCGATTGTAAATCGATAGGATTACCACGAACAACCAAATTTTGTTGTTCTAGTTCTACCCTGACAGGAAAACGATAGAAATTATAGGTTTGATCAGGAGGGAGAGCATCAGAGCCGATAAATTGAACGGTGCCTTTAATATCTCCAAATTCACTATAGGAAAAACTATCAATTCTCACATCCACCTGTTGCCCAATTTGTACAAAACCAATATCTTGGTTAGTCACATAACCCTCAGCAATCAAAGGATTTTCAGGACTAGGATCAGGGACTATCTTTAATAGAGGCTCAGAAATGCCACTGCGAGGCACAAAACCCGGACTAGCTTGGAGGTCAAACACCGTACCAGATACAGGAGCTTTTAGTTCCTGAAAACGAAGGGTTTGCTGGGCAGAACTAATTTGACTATCTAATTCAGCAATTCTTTTTTCATTATCAACAACTATACGGTTGAGTTGGCTATCAATTTCCGATAGTCTTTGATTATTACCTGCGAGGCGATCGCGCACATCCCTTTCACTGACTGATACAGTATTTCTCAATTCCTGTTGAGCTTGGGAGATTTCTAAATTAATTCTTGATTGTTCCTCTCGAAGTTGTTCGATTTGAGCTTGACGAGATTGGATTTGTTGCTGTTGTCTTTCCTCCTCAATTCTGCCATTGCTTCTTTGTTCAATGATACTGGCTTGGCGATCCTGTACTTTTTGCCGTTGTAAATCAGTTTGTACCCTTGATACGGCACCTTCTTCCGAGAGGGGGGTAAAGTTTGCCAAAATTTCCTCATCAATTCTCAAACTTTCTTCGGCACGGGCAATGGCATCTCGATTACGGTTGCGGATCTGCTCTAGTACGGCGCGATCATTAATTAGCTGTCTTTGGGCATCCGCTAACTGACTACTATTTTGACTCCTTTGTCTTTCTAACTGACTAATTTTTAGCTGTGCCACCTGAGAACGGGAATCCAATTCATTATTAGCCGCCGCCAAACGAGAAGCCTGATCAGCGCTCAGACCATCACCATTACGGCTCCCAATTTGAGATTCGTAAAACTCAATTTCTTCCACCACCGCCGCACGGTTGAGGGCGAGGGCTTGGATTTCGGGGGCCAGTTCTAGATCCATGACGTTTTGCTCTACCACCGAGGTACTAAAACGAGAACTGGTCAATCCTCGGTAAAAGCGATTTTCCTTGACCAAGGATTCACGAATACTAAGTAGGGATTCGAGTTGAGCTTCCGAGGCTTCGGAATCAAAAGTGAGCAAAGGAGAACCTGCTTCGATTCTCTGACCGTCTTCCACATTAACGCTACTGACTACCCCATTGATGGGTGCCTGAATTTCCTGCACCGAATTACGGGGTCTAAGTTGTCCTCTGGCGGCCACCACTTGCTCAATACGGGCAAAATATGCCCATAATACTGCAAAAACCGTTACTCCCATAATCGTCCAGGTAATGGCCCGGGACCATACGGCAGATTGTTTGAGGATTACCCCTTTTTCAAAGTCTGAGGTATCTAGGTTTACTTTTTCTTGGGGTGCTTGGGTGGTTTCTGCTTGTCCGTCTCGTTTTAAGAGATTTTCTTGACTTGAATTGCGATTATCGGTAGATTGCATAGTTCTTGTTGGATAGGATGGACTGATGAATCTGCCTGAGAATCAAATCTCAGGCTTTAGAGTTTACACTTCGGTTTTGAGTTGTTGTTGATAGAGATAGTAGTAACGGGCGTGTAGTTCCATCAATTCCTCATGGGTTCCTACCTCCACAATGGTTCCTTTGTCCATTACTACGATGGTATCAGCGTTTTTGATGGTTCCTAAACGGTGAGTAATAAATAGTACGGTGCGATCGCTAAACGCTGAAATTAGGTTCTGACATACTTGGGCTTCGGTATTATAATCCAAGGCGCTAGTGGCTTCGTCCAAAATTAGCATCCGAGGATTTTGTAACACTGAACGGGCGATCGCAATCCGTTGTCGTTGACCTCCGGATAAAGATGCACCCCTTTCCCCTACCCTTGTATTATAACCATTGGGTAAGTTCATAATAAATTCATGGGCCACGGCAATTTTTGCCGCTTCAATAATATCCTCCGTGGTGGCATCGGGGTTAGTAAGGGCAATGTTATCCATGATCGATCCCTCAAACAAGAGACTCTCTTGGGGTACTACCCCAATTTGACGACGGAGAGAGTACAACTCCACTCGGTTAACGTCATAACCATCGATCATAATCCGTCCCGACTCAGGCTCATAAAGCCTCGCCACCAATTTGGTTAGGGTACTTTTTCCTGCACCACTTTCCCCGACGATACCCACAAAGGTACCCGCAGGAAATTCAATACTCACATTATTAAGCTGTAAAGGAGTATTGGGTTTAAAGCGGAAACAGACATTGTCATATTTCAAATTCCCTTCAATGGCAGGCATGGGGATATTATCCCGATCCTCTTCACCTTCTTGGGGATGATCCACAATATCCGCTAAACGTTCGAGAGATAGGGCTGTTTGTTGGAAGTTTTGCCACAACTGAGCAAGGCGTAAAATAGGAGAAGTTACATAACCTGCAATGATACGGAAAGCGATTAACTGCCCTAGGGTTAACTCCCCTTGTAATACGAGGTAAGCTCCCACCCACAACACCAATAACTGGGATAGTTGATTGAGGAAGTTACTGGCTGAACCTGCCAGAGTTTGAGTAATTACGGTTCTAAATCCTGTACCTACATAACTGGCATAACGTTCTTGCCATTCCCAACGGGATCTCAACTCGATATTTTGAGCTTTCACCGTTTGAATACCCGACATCACCTCCACAAGATGGGATTGAGTCTCGGCGTTACGTTCAGCTTTTTCCCTGAGTTGACGACGAATGAGGGGAGAAAAAACATAGGTGAGGACGATAAAAATGGGAATAATCGCCATGGATACGAAGGTGAGAATCGGGCTGTAGATAAACATCACCACGATATAAATCACTGAGAAAATCGCATCTAACACCACTGTAAGAGCAGTTCCCGTCAAAAATGACCTAATATTTTCCAACTCGTTGATACGGGTGGAAATTTCGCCCACAGGACGCTTTTCAAAGTACCTCAGAGGTAGCCGTAAAAGGTGGTCAATGATTTCTGAACCCAAAGCCATGTCAATGCGGTTGGTGGTATCCACAAAGGAGTAGGTGCGCAGGGTGCTGAGGATGGCTTCAAATACGGCAAGAACTACGAGGAAGATTCCCAATACTTGTAGGGTATCGGGGCTATTTTGGACGATTACTTTATCGATGATTACCTGAATCATCAAAGGATTTGCTAGGGCAAAAAGTTGGACGAAGAAGGAGGCAACGAATACCTCTACCAACATCCATTTAAATTTGATCAGGGATGGTATAAACCAATTTAAGCCAAATTTTTGTTGGGCGGTTTCTTTGTTTTTCTTGAGTAGTAGGGCTTTTCCTTTTTGTCCCCATCTTTCGAGGAAACTAATGGTTTTCATTTCCCGAACTCTGCCGAGGGTAGGATCTGCCACTACGATGGTTTTATCACTGGTGGAGTAGATGACGACGAGGGATTCTTCTAGTTTCACCAAAACGGGGGCTTCTAGTCGGGGAACTGCCCCTGCTGGTACTTCTACCAGTTGACTGTTCAAGCCCAAAAGTTCACCAATGGCTCCACAAACTTCGAGGGATAATTTACCGCTTTTTTCTACTTGTTGCTTGATAACACGGGTGAGAATATCTCCTTTGTAGGGAATGTTGAAGTATTTACTCAACATCCGAAAACAGGCGATACCGATGTCGGCCTCACTTCTACCTGAAAAGTAGGGGTAACTTTTGAGGGATTTTTTTGGTTCTTTGAATAGGGTTTCGGGTTGTTCTTGTAAAACGCTATTGTCTGCTTGGGGAATTTTGTCCTCGTCCATGAGGACTTTGGGGGTAACGGTGGGGGGTTGTTCCCTTGTGGGGCTGGGGGTTTTGTTTTCCTGCCATGGGTCTTGTTTTTGTTCTTCTGTGGCTAGGGATGAACCGTTAGGGGGTTCGGGTATGCTATTGGTATGGGCGGCTTCGATCAGCTGAAGATCTAGGGATATGAGCCTGATTTCTGTTTCTGCTTGGATGGTTTCCCTCGGGTTGACGGTGGCACCGATGGCGAGGTCTTTGATTTTTCCTCCACTAAAGCACCATATATGACCGTCGGGGGCGGGGGGAATTTGAGTAATTTTGCCTTTTTCTAGGTGGCTGACTTGGGATGTTTTGAGCGCTTCTTGGCTCAACACTTTGAGGTTGCCTTCCCCTGTGGCACGGTGGCTGAGTTGATAGCCGAGGCTATCGAATATTTCAATGAGTCCGGGGGTGTTTTGGTAGTATTCTCTGATGTTTTGCTTTTGTTCCAACAAATTGAGGAATTTTTCCCTAGCTAGGGTAAGGGCTACCACGGGGGTAGAGGCGATCGCCGTTTCACAAGCAAAACCCCTCATTAAACTTTGCCAACCGATAACGTTTCCATGGCTAACAAGTTTTAAACTTAGGGGTAAACTGGTACGGGGATCATAGCCGATGTAACGGGCTTGTCCTTCGTAGATAATGGATATGTAGGGGGGAATTTTATCTTTGACTAGCATGATTTGCCCCATTTCGTATTTGAGGGG
The sequence above is a segment of the Cyanobacterium stanieri PCC 7202 genome. Coding sequences within it:
- a CDS encoding cyclic nucleotide-regulated ABC bacteriocin/lantibiotic exporters (PFAM: Peptidase C39 family; ABC transporter; ABC transporter transmembrane region; Cyclic nucleotide-binding domain~TIGRFAM: type I secretion system ABC transporter, HlyB family~COGs: COG2274 ABC-type bacteriocin/lantibiotic exporter contain an N-terminal double-glycine peptidase domain~InterProIPR003593:IPR000595:IPR003439:IPR017940:IPR 005074:IPR017871:IPR001140:IPR010132~KEGG: cyt:cce_2355 toxin secretion ABC transporter ATP-binding protein~PFAM: ABC transporter related; ABC transporter transmembrane region; cyclic nucleotide-binding; peptidase C39 bacteriocin processing~SMART: AAA ATPase~SPTR: Cyclic nucleotide-regulated ABC bacteriocin/lantibiotic exporter;~TIGRFAM: type I secretion system ATPase) is translated as MVYTLGSVEEFLPTVAPFDRLSSNEIKQLAQEFNPLKYEMGQIMLVKDKIPPYISIIYEGQARYIGYDPRTSLPLSLKLVSHGNVIGWQSLMRGFACETAIASTPVVALTLAREKFLNLLEQKQNIREYYQNTPGLIEIFDSLGYQLSHRATGEGNLKVLSQEALKTSQVSHLEKGKITQIPPAPDGHIWCFSGGKIKDLAIGATVNPRETIQAETEIRLISLDLQLIEAAHTNSIPEPPNGSSLATEEQKQDPWQENKTPSPTREQPPTVTPKVLMDEDKIPQADNSVLQEQPETLFKEPKKSLKSYPYFSGRSEADIGIACFRMLSKYFNIPYKGDILTRVIKQQVEKSGKLSLEVCGAIGELLGLNSQLVEVPAGAVPRLEAPVLVKLEESLVVIYSTSDKTIVVADPTLGRVREMKTISFLERWGQKGKALLLKKNKETAQQKFGLNWFIPSLIKFKWMLVEVFVASFFVQLFALANPLMIQVIIDKVIVQNSPDTLQVLGIFLVVLAVFEAILSTLRTYSFVDTTNRIDMALGSEIIDHLLRLPLRYFEKRPVGEISTRINELENIRSFLTGTALTVVLDAIFSVIYIVVMFIYSPILTFVSMAIIPIFIVLTYVFSPLIRRQLREKAERNAETQSHLVEVMSGIQTVKAQNIELRSRWEWQERYASYVGTGFRTVITQTLAGSASNFLNQLSQLLVLWVGAYLVLQGELTLGQLIAFRIIAGYVTSPILRLAQLWQNFQQTALSLERLADIVDHPQEGEEDRDNIPMPAIEGNLKYDNVCFRFKPNTPLQLNNVSIEFPAGTFVGIVGESGAGKSTLTKLVARLYEPESGRIMIDGYDVNRVELYSLRRQIGVVPQESLLFEGSIMDNIALTNPDATTEDIIEAAKIAVAHEFIMNLPNGYNTRVGERGASLSGGQRQRIAIARSVLQNPRMLILDEATSALDYNTEAQVCQNLISAFSDRTVLFITHRLGTIKNADTIVVMDKGTIVEVGTHEELMELHARYYYLYQQQLKTEV